The following coding sequences are from one Ornithorhynchus anatinus isolate Pmale09 chromosome 18, mOrnAna1.pri.v4, whole genome shotgun sequence window:
- the LOC100077967 gene encoding norrin: MRNHVLAAAIPMLSLLAMMGDTDSKMDRTVRTDADPGQCMRHHYVDSISHPLYKCSSKMVLLARCEGRCSQSSRSEPLVSFSAVLKQPFRSTCYCCRPQTSKLKALRLRCSGGMRLTATYRYILSCHCEQCSS, translated from the exons ATGAGAAATCATGTCCTAGCAGCAGCGATTCCTATGCTCTCCCTGCTGGCAATGATGGGAGACACAGACAGCAAAATGGACAGGACGGTGCGGACGGACGCAGATCCCGGGCAATGCATGAGGCATCACTATGTTGATTCCATCAGCCACCCATTATACAAGTGCAGTTCCAAG ATGGTGCTGTTGGCTCGTTGCGAGGGGCGCTGCAGTCAGTCATCCCGCTCGGAGCCTTTGGTCTCCTTCAGCGCTGTCCTCAAACAGCCCTTCCGCTCCACCTGCTACTGCTGCCGGCCACAGACCTCCAAGCTGAAGGCCCTGAGGCTCCGCTGCTCCGGGGGCATGAGACTCACGGCCACCTACCGCTACATCCTCTCCTGCCACTGTGAACAGTGCAGTTCCTGA